The Polluticoccus soli sequence AAGCATTCTGCGTGCAAACCAACTCAAACATTAATTCAACCATCACTTCATTGGCCTGGCGAGGATCATTCAACACCAGGTCTTTTCTATTGTTCTCGGCCATACCCTTTTTACTCCTAAAATACACCATTCAGAGACGTACTCACTCAGCAGTTCTGAAGTTGTTCCGTTATCAAGGGTGAAACCTTTATTCACTGTCAATCGATCACTGCATTCACCGACTCATCCCTTACGCGGCTAAACTTGTAATGGACACCGAAAGTAACCGGGATCTCAAACAAGGCTTTGATCCCCGCTTCATCCATCTGTACCGTTCTAGCCTGTACACCAGCCTCGGCGCAGATAAAAAGACCATTGACAATGCGTATCCGTGCACCGAATTTGCCGTATAAAAGAGCTCCATAGCCAGCATTATTGGTATAAGCTGCACCCAGGCCTATAGAGTTGTAAAAACCGAGGTGTCCCTCGTCATTCATACGTAGAAAATTGATCATGAGGCCCGCAGACCGATAAGCATACTCATAGCGGTCATCAACAGCTCCGACATGTTGCGCCCAGGCTCCAAATTGTATATTGTCTTTATTATACAGAGCTTTTAGGGTAACATCGTAAGACTTGCCAAGATATATGCAATGCAGCCCTAATTCGGGTTGTGCTATCGCTACAGAAGACACAGTCAATAGCGCAAGGGTTGTAAGTGTTTTGAACATGGGCACAAAATACAACACGTGCCACTGCTCTGCAATATCAGCTACTGTCCCGAGTATCTCCTCTTTAGTTCGTCGTACAAAATATCCAGGCCATCATCAGCCGCATCGCTTTGCACGTTGGCAAACAGAATGAACGCCCGATCGATATCTTTATACACATACACCTTTGACAGGAAGGTACCTGGATTGCCAATGTTGAAGGAAAAAGCGCCATACTTGTTATCGACAGCAGGGAGCCAGCCTACGGTAAACCGCGGCATCCCAAAATGCAGAAAGTCGAACTCCTGACGGCTAAGCATAGATGACTGCCCCTTCAGTCCTTTCAGCTGCAGCTGTATAAACTTTACATAGCCGGGCAGTGTACAGTTGAGGTTGCCTGCAGCTTCCAGCCAATCCAACTTATAGTCGTCGGCTTTGGCTTCTGGCACAAGCGCAGCGTTATGACCCCATGTTTGTTTGGTGTCGGTCGCATTAGGTCTTCCAAAGCCAAACTCTATGCCCAATGGGTTCCCGAGCTCTTTTATCAATTGCCGGTAAGACTTGCCTGATGTTTTTTCAAGCATCAGGCCTGCGGCAACGTATCCAAGATTGGAAAAATTAATAGAATCGCCCGCCGTTACCGGGTCGTGCTTGAAAAACCAGCGGGCGAATTGATACCGCTGTTCAGCGGCACTCCCGGTAAACTGCCCTTTGACAGGCTGCGCATAAGTATACGTATACATGAATAGCCGTGTCCTGAAGGTGAGCAGGTTCAATAACGTCAGATTGTGGTATTCTTTCTTGCTGCCCTGTTTTAACTCGGGGAACAGATCAAAGAACTTCGTTTCCCAACTTATCTTACCTCGCTTTACTAACAGCGCAGCTATAAAGCCAGTAATAGCTTTTGTATTAGAACCCAGCCTAAACCGGTCGTTGGGCGTAGCCACCAGCGACGAATGTATCTTCCGGACACCCAGCACCTTCATTTCATAAATAGAATCGGCGGAAACAACTGCATAAGCAATCTCTGGAATATTGTATTGCTTCCCGATACTGTCAGCAAAACGAAAAGTAGGTTGCGCATGTAGAGTGTAAATAGATAGTAATAGGGCGAGAGTTACAGCGAATTTAAGCTTCATTGGCAGGAGTTATTAAGGATATTTAACTCCTGTCAAAATAAGCCTTTTAAGTATATCTGTTATGGAAGTTTTATCATAAGCGCCACAACGGCGCTGGATACTACTTCTCAAACACAACAGCGTCGGGGCTGGCACCATGTCCCTCCAGTATTTCCCTGATGGCTGCGATCATTGGGTCCGGCCCGCAAACGTAAAAATGCTTTGAGAAATCGTCCACCCGTTTTTCGAGGAATGTGGAATCAATGCGTTCGTGCAAGTGATTAGCATCATTTCCATCGGTCACTGTATAGATCGCGTTGTCGCCTAACATCTCGTGCAGCTCATGTGCGTATATGATATCCTGGTCGGTTTTGTTGGAAAAGAACAGTTTATTGCCGGCTATTTTATTATCAACATGCAGCCTCCTTAGTATAGCAATGAACGGCGTGATACCAGCGCCACCGGCTATAAAATAGCCTTCACCCTTATACTCAATAGCGCCCCAGGCGTCACGGATGATCAGCTCATCGCCTATTTCGAGATGGCGCACCTGGTTGGTAACACCGTCGTGATCGGTATAACACTTGATAGTGAATTCGAGGTAAGGATCTTCATTCAGGCAAGTAAAAGTGAAAGGACGTTTCTCCTTCTCCCAACCCGGCTTGTTGACAGATACTTCTGTAGCCTGTCCCGGTACGAAATTGTAGCCTTCAGGCTTTTTTATCCGAATGCATCGCACGTTGTGTGTCACTTCTGTCAACGCTATAATGGGTACTATAAACTTCATGATTAGTTGCTTAAACCGATAATAATGACATAAACTCCTTACGTATTTCTACCTCCAGGAATCTACCATGAAAGCTACTCGTGATCGTAGTGCTGCCGGTATCTCTCACTCCACGTGAAGCTACACACAAATGTTCTGCATCCATGACAACAGCTACGTCGTCTATACCCATTACTTTTTTCAGATACTCAGCAATTTGAATGGTCAGCCTTTCCTGCACCTGTGGCCGCTTTGCAAAGTAGTGCACTATCCTGTTCAGTTTCGACAAACCAATAACCTCACCTTTCGACATATAGGCCACATGAACTTTACCAATGATTGGAACGAAATGATGCTCACAATAAGAATAAACAGGGATATTGCGCTCTATCAACATCTCATCATAACTAAAGTCATTCTTAAACAGCGTGATCGCCGGAGCATTCGCTGGATCCAACCCGCTGAACACTTCCTTCACATACATCTTAGCTACACGGCGAGGCGTATCCTTCAGGCTTTCATCTGTCACATCCAGCCCGAGAGCCATCATTATATCCCTGAATTTTTCCTCTATAAGCTGTAGCTTTTGCGATTCTGTCAGCGTTGAGTTTCTCACCTCAGCTATAAGCTCGCTTTGCAAACCACCTTGCCCGTTCTTTTTTTCTAATACATTCATTTTTGGTCCTGCTTTAAGTATTAGAGTAAAAAGAGCCGATCAGGTTACAAAGTTTTCCTACCAGACTACATGCACCCTTAATCTTCGTCTCCCGGCTCAAGTTCTGACAACCTGCCGACCTCGTTTTCATAATCTGAGCCCACGTTTCGCTCCCGGCCCTGTTTGTACGATTCGCCGGCAAGATAGGATGAACCCTGTCCGAAATTAGAACCGCCCTGGGTTGTCGTTCCCGGATGAAAAGTTGCCCTGCCTGAGCTGCCATCGGCAGGATGTTCAGGATCTGTCAATGGATTGGACCCGCCTTTGCGTTTGTTCTGCTCATTTTTCATTACGGCATGTTTAGATATCAAAGCAGCAAGACTATGCCAGTACACAGCCTTGCCAGCTCTACAAACAGAACATGTTGATCAATAAGCCGCTATCGTTTTCCACTCAATAGTTTAGGCTGGCGCGGATTTATTGCCTAACACTATTGATTAAATTGCTTCAAATATTATTATCATGACAAAGCTTGCCTGCAAGGTCAACATTTCTTCTGGTGCCATTGAGGTGTCGTGGGAAGTGCATCCCCTTTATGTTACTACCGATATGACCAGCGGGTTCCTTATTAAGAATATTTCCGGCTATATTTTTCCAGCAGACTATTTCGGTCACATCCTGCAACTCGCAGAAACTGCAGACGGATTTGAATATAGAGAAGCCGGTTTACAGACAGGCTCAGTGGACAGCGACAGTATGGTTGTACTTGAGGCTATAAAAGAAATCACCATAACAGCTAATATAGACCAATAACAAATTACTAATACGTCTGGAGCGTGCAGCCATCAACAAACCATCCTTGCTATGATTTTTCGCAGCTGTTTTCTAAATTAGTGGCGCGACCAAGATCACTAGAACTATGAATGAATGCTTGAAAAGCTTACCGGTCAACAGGTTTACGAAGCGGTACAATCATACCCGGGTGGGGAAGTTGAAATAGCTGCGCTCGTCAATTTACTTCAAACAACACAGGAGCTATTATCATCACACCTTCGGGTGTTGGAACTTTTTGGCAGGATCGAGATCACGGGTAACACCATCCGGGCAATCACTTAACAACAACAAATTATTGTTTTAAGAATAATTAAAACATAATTAAATCAATTCCGTGCCTGAAGGCCGGAAGATATTTGCAGCCCATTTTTACTTAAATTAGACATACGAGAATTGCAACCTATGAAAACTATTGCGGTTATTGAAGATGATAATGACGCGTGGTTATTATTGAAAAACCTGCTCATAAAGGCTGGATATGAATCAAAGCAACTAATTCGATTCGCTTCCATTGCTGACATTCGTCCGCAACAAACCACTCCAGAAGTAGTACTTACAGACCTTGGACTTCCAGACTCGAAAGGTTTGGCCACATTCAAAAAGGTATGTAGCCTTTTTCCTGATTCACCGATAATTGTAATAACTGGGGATGGAGATGCGGACTTAGCGATAGACCTGATCAGAGAAGGTGCACAGGATTACCTGGTAAAAGGTGAGATAGACCATCGATTACTCAGCAAATCAATACAACATTCAATCGAGCGCAAACGCATTACCTCCGACTACAAAAGAATCTTTTTCGACAGTCCTACACCCAAGTATATTCTCGATGCCGAAACACTTAATATACTAGCAGTCAACAAAGCGGTTATTGAAAAATATGGATATTCGGAAGCTGAGTTGCTGCACATGCATGGTAATGATCTGCGTCCGGCGGAAGAAATACAACGTTTTAGACAAAAGGCGCAAACATTAAATACTGAGCGCTATGATGGGGGAATATGGTGGCACTTAAAGAAAGACGGAACCGTCTTTGCCGTCCATATTTATGTGCACACCACAGAATTTGATGGCCGACGCGCGTTCATGGTTGTAGCCATAGACATTGATAAACAGTTAAAGGCAGAACAAGCACTGGAAGAAAAGGCATTGGAGAACGAACAGATACTGGAAAGTATGACCGATGCATTCTTTAAGGTTGATGAAAACCATTGCTTTACGTACGTCAACCAGGAGTTTGAGAAAATACTGCAGAAGAAACGTGGTGAGATATTGGGACAAAACATCTGGGAAGTGTTTCCCGAAGCAATGCGTCTCAAGTTCTACGAAGGTTATCAACGAGCTTTGCAGACAAGAGAAAATACTTACTTCGAAGAAAAATTGCCTGGTTATGGCTTATGGCTTTCGGTGAAAGCCTATCCTTTCGACAAAGGAATGGCGGTCTATTTCATCGATATTACAGAACAAAAGCTTGCCCAGGAAAAGTTAGCGCGCGACGAACAGAACCTACGTGCTATTATCAATAACACCAGCGATATAATTTGGTCGGTAGACCGCCAAAACAATATAATATCCGCAAACGATGCTTTCTGGACCTACTTGTACGCTCTGACCGGCAAAAAACAAGGTGAAATAACGGAAGCCGATTTCAACAACGAAGTATTTGCTGCCTGGACACAATTCTTCGACCGGGCTTTTAGGGGTGAGACATTTAAAACAATATGGACCAGCGTCATTGGAAATGAAGAATACACCTCTGAAACCAGCTTCAACCCGATACGCAACGAACAAGGAGACATTACTGGCGCCAGCTGTTTCTCGAGGGATATTACGCAGGAACGTAAACTGCAACAAAAGATACTAACTGACGATGCAAACCTGAAAGCGATGATCGACAATACGGACGATCTCATCTGGTCCGTCGACACCGACTTCAACCTCATATCAGCAAACAAAGCATTTTTAACGGTAATAGAAACCTGGATAGATCGGTCGCTGAAAGTGGGCGATAATATCTTTGACCCAAAAATGAACGATGCCCTAACTGAAAAATGGAAAGGGCTATATAGCAAGGCGCTAAATGGCGAACAGTTTCTCATGGAGCAGGAGGCAAACGACAATGGCTCCACGCTGTTCACCGAAACCCGTTTTAATCCTATACGGGATACTAATGGCAAAATAATAGGTGTTAGCTGTTTTTCTCATGATGTAACGCCCCTACGCACATATCTCCAGAAAACAGAAGAACAAAACAAACAACTAAGGGAAATAGCCTGGATACAATCGCATAAGGTAAGAAATCATGTCGCTTCAATACTCGGTCTTATACAGGTTATCGATCTCCATAAGGCTGACGACGAAACAAGCCACTACGCACTTAGGGGCATTAAGCAATCGTCGGAAGAATTGGATGTGATCATACGCGAGATAAATGAGAAAACACAGCAACTGGATCAAAACGAAAAATCATCTTATGAACGGCTGTAACGATCTAATAAAAATTGCCGCCTGAAGGCGGCAATTTTTATTAGATCGTATCCTTAGTATCATCATCCTTGTGCTCCTCCCGGTTGAGACCTCCTGCATCGTATTCATCCGAACCAGACGTACGAGGACCAGTCGCTGGTTGTCCTGAGTTGTAACCTGTGCCGCCGGCAGCTGTTGAAGTTGGCTTGGTGTAGGAAACATTAGTTCCCGTATTGCTAAACCTGTCTTCTATACGATGTGAGCGCACACGGTCTGTGGCGCTGCCGATTATAGAATTTATCGCATCCGCACTCACTTTCTTCTTCTGATGCTTTCCTTCCCGCTTTTTATCAGTCTCTTCTATCTCAGATTCTGTTTTTTGCGGTGGCGTCTTAGCCGCATCTTCCCTACCCGGTGTCTGTTTGTTGAGATCACCCTGGCTTTGTTCCGGCGATTTTTGATTGTCTTCCATGGCTCTGCTTTTTAGTTTTAGGCTAAAATTCTATGCCATAACACCTTGATCCCGCAAGTTTTAAGACGATCTTTTACCCAATCCAAAATCTACCCGATAATAGAACAGGGGCAGGAAACCTAACTGGTAAGTTTTAAGAAATGGATATTTGCCCTGCGCTGCAAGATCATGACTATATGTTAAAGAAAGTATATTCTTTGTGCCAAAGACATTCACCAGATCTATCGCCAGTTCGTGCGTCAGTTTTTGGCCATTTATGCGCACACCAAGCTTCGCATCTGCTCTGAAATAATCGGGGAATTGCAATGTGTTCCTTAGAGAATCAATCACAACAAAATCACCTAAGGCTTTTGAAGCCGCAATGTTTGGAGGAGAATATAATCTACCTCCTGTCCATGTGATCTTACCGCCAGCAAGCAGCGTGCTATTCTTACCCAATTTGCGCTCATAACCTCCCAGCAGATTGGTTGCAAAGCCACCATTATAATCTGTATTACGGTATATTCCATCATTGCCTTTAGCCTTTGAATCAAACAGTGAGCCGGTGAACATGAAATAGTACCCGTGGTTGAATACTTTTTCAAGCGTGAGTTCCAAGCCGTAGTTATAGCCAGTTCCTTTGTTAACAAGTGTATCAGGAAACAGCCTTCCGAAAGATGCCCCTTGGTTTAGGGCAGAGAAAGAAGATCCGACTCGTGTCTCTATA is a genomic window containing:
- a CDS encoding serine hydrolase domain-containing protein → MKLKFAVTLALLLSIYTLHAQPTFRFADSIGKQYNIPEIAYAVVSADSIYEMKVLGVRKIHSSLVATPNDRFRLGSNTKAITGFIAALLVKRGKISWETKFFDLFPELKQGSKKEYHNLTLLNLLTFRTRLFMYTYTYAQPVKGQFTGSAAEQRYQFARWFFKHDPVTAGDSINFSNLGYVAAGLMLEKTSGKSYRQLIKELGNPLGIEFGFGRPNATDTKQTWGHNAALVPEAKADDYKLDWLEAAGNLNCTLPGYVKFIQLQLKGLKGQSSMLSRQEFDFLHFGMPRFTVGWLPAVDNKYGAFSFNIGNPGTFLSKVYVYKDIDRAFILFANVQSDAADDGLDILYDELKRRYSGQ
- a CDS encoding PAS domain S-box protein; its protein translation is MKTIAVIEDDNDAWLLLKNLLIKAGYESKQLIRFASIADIRPQQTTPEVVLTDLGLPDSKGLATFKKVCSLFPDSPIIVITGDGDADLAIDLIREGAQDYLVKGEIDHRLLSKSIQHSIERKRITSDYKRIFFDSPTPKYILDAETLNILAVNKAVIEKYGYSEAELLHMHGNDLRPAEEIQRFRQKAQTLNTERYDGGIWWHLKKDGTVFAVHIYVHTTEFDGRRAFMVVAIDIDKQLKAEQALEEKALENEQILESMTDAFFKVDENHCFTYVNQEFEKILQKKRGEILGQNIWEVFPEAMRLKFYEGYQRALQTRENTYFEEKLPGYGLWLSVKAYPFDKGMAVYFIDITEQKLAQEKLARDEQNLRAIINNTSDIIWSVDRQNNIISANDAFWTYLYALTGKKQGEITEADFNNEVFAAWTQFFDRAFRGETFKTIWTSVIGNEEYTSETSFNPIRNEQGDITGASCFSRDITQERKLQQKILTDDANLKAMIDNTDDLIWSVDTDFNLISANKAFLTVIETWIDRSLKVGDNIFDPKMNDALTEKWKGLYSKALNGEQFLMEQEANDNGSTLFTETRFNPIRDTNGKIIGVSCFSHDVTPLRTYLQKTEEQNKQLREIAWIQSHKVRNHVASILGLIQVIDLHKADDETSHYALRGIKQSSEELDVIIREINEKTQQLDQNEKSSYERL
- a CDS encoding FAD-binding oxidoreductase, translating into MKFIVPIIALTEVTHNVRCIRIKKPEGYNFVPGQATEVSVNKPGWEKEKRPFTFTCLNEDPYLEFTIKCYTDHDGVTNQVRHLEIGDELIIRDAWGAIEYKGEGYFIAGGAGITPFIAILRRLHVDNKIAGNKLFFSNKTDQDIIYAHELHEMLGDNAIYTVTDGNDANHLHERIDSTFLEKRVDDFSKHFYVCGPDPMIAAIREILEGHGASPDAVVFEK
- the folE gene encoding GTP cyclohydrolase I FolE translates to MNVLEKKNGQGGLQSELIAEVRNSTLTESQKLQLIEEKFRDIMMALGLDVTDESLKDTPRRVAKMYVKEVFSGLDPANAPAITLFKNDFSYDEMLIERNIPVYSYCEHHFVPIIGKVHVAYMSKGEVIGLSKLNRIVHYFAKRPQVQERLTIQIAEYLKKVMGIDDVAVVMDAEHLCVASRGVRDTGSTTITSSFHGRFLEVEIRKEFMSLLSV